The proteins below are encoded in one region of Syngnathus acus chromosome 2, fSynAcu1.2, whole genome shotgun sequence:
- the slc66a1 gene encoding lysosomal amino acid transporter 1 homolog: MLKDGVLTNVPFGWAAGGNLTTLCPNGSKWVWEGLGECAQDARDMASVYLGLLSILCFMMSSLPQYYSSCKTGNMDSALSIWFLLLWLGGDTCNLVGSFLADQLPLQTYTAVYYVLADLLMLAMYSYYKMKNRMVENRRVLHVFGVACVLGFTTSFANLPGLLPTQQEVSLAHKGRTLLSSADVGASFTPKEIIGFSIGSVSSVLYLFSRLPQIYTNFKRKSTKGVSFFLFALVILGNTTYGLSVLMKNPDQGQGENSYVIHHLPWLIGSLGTLVLDLFISVQFFSYRKAAYRLDVSTSETTPLMGG, from the exons ATGTTGAAGGACGGAGTGCTCACAAATGTGCCTTTTGGATGGGCTGCGGGTGGAAACTTAACTACGTTGTGCCCCAACGGGTCCAAATGGGTCTGGGAAGGTCTTGGAGAATGCGCCCAGGATGCAAGGGACATGGCCAGTGTCTACCTGGGCCTACTGTCTATCCTCTGCTTCATGATGTCCTCGCTGCC GCAGTATTACAGTTCGTGCAAAACGGGAAATATGGACAGCGCTCTCTCCATTTGGTTTCTGCTCCTGTGGTTGGGAGGTGACACGTGCAATCTGGTGGGATCCTTTTTGGCAGACCAGCTTCCACTTCag ACATACACTGCTGTTTACTATGTTTTGGCGGACTTGTTAATGTTGGCCATGTATTCATACTACAAGATGAAGAACAGAATGGTTGAAA ACAGGAGGGTTTTGCACGTGTTTGGTGTAGCATGCGTCCTGGGCTTCACTACAAGTTTCGCCAACCTTCCAGGGTTGCTCCCCACCCAACAGGAAGTCTCCTTGGCACACAAGGGGCGGACGCTGCTCTCAAGCGCAGATGTTGGCGCG TCTTTTACCCCCAAAGAAATCATCGGCTTCTCTATTGGCTCGGTGTCATCAGTGCTCTACCTCTTTTCCAGACTTCCGCAGATTTACACTAAT TTCAAGAGGAAGTCAACCAAGGGGGTCTCTTTCTTCCTGTTTGCTCTGGTAATCCTTGGAAACACGACATACGGCCTGAGTGTGCTGATGAAGAACCCTGACCAGGGTCAAGGAGAAAACAGCTACGTGATCCATCACCTGCCCTGGCTCATCGGAAGTCTCGGAACGCTTGTCCTGGACCTCTTT